TTTCATTCAACCTTTCGGGACCAACTTTCATGAGAGTATACCTGATGGACTCGGAGAATTTTAAAAGATATGAGGAAGGAAAAGAAGACTATACCTCGATTCTCACCATAGACGCTATTCCAGGTGAAGTATATCAAGGGAATTACACTGCTGCGAGAAGCGACAGGTACCACCTTGTTTTCGAGAATTCTATTTCTAATGCTAGTGTGAGCTTGGTGATTGACTTGGAGGTGCAGAGATTTCTGTTTGTGCCTTACAGAACTTAGCTTACATATTTTCCTAGTTGGGAGGGTTTGGTGTGCTGGATGAGGAGGAGTATTCGAGGTGGATTAGGTCTGCTTTGAGTTCTGCTAGGGGTGACTTAGAGAAGGGTGATTACAACTGGGCTTGTTTTAAGGCTCAGCAGGCGGCTGAGTTTGTTGTCAGGGGGCTATTTCACGGGCTCGGTTTTCCTGCCTATGGACGTAGTGTGTCGAAGTTGTTTGAATGTCTCCCAGAGAGTTTAAGTGCTGAGTGCCCTATTTGGGAAGCTAGAGTTTTGGACAGGTATTATATTCCAATTAAGATATCCTAACGCTTGGGCGGAGGGGTTCCAGCCGACTACTATATGAGGGAAGACGCTGAAAAAATGCTATTAATTAATGCCGAAAAATCATTGAGTGGGTGGATGAAAAGTGGAGGTTGTTAAGGAGAGAAGGCGTGTTAGAGAAGAAGTGATCGGAAAGGTCTCGGAGTGGGCGCGCGGCTTGCCCTTCAAGTGTACCGTGGTGCTTATCGGGTCTTACGCGAGAGGTGACTTCAACCTTTGGAGTGACGTAGACCTCCTCCTTATTTCTGACGAGCTTAAGGGTAAACCCTTAGAGAGAATGAAAAAACATAGACGCGACCTCAGGGTTCCAAGTTATACCGTTAACTGTTGAGGAATACCGTTGGCAGGAAAGGAAAGGTAATCCTTTAGCCAGTGAGGCGAAAAGGAGTGGTGTCGTGGTAAGAGATGATGAAAAATATTCGAGTGACGGTGTTTCTCTCACTTTTCGTTTTAAAACCTGCCTGCACATTCTTTGAATGTTATAAATGTGAAGACAAGCGATAATGTTGCCGTGCTTTGTTCATGTGGCGAGTGGGAGTGAGGAGCAAATGAAGTCCGATTTTTACGGCTATGCGGGAAAAGTGCTTTACGTTGACCTTTCGAGAGGGAAGGTTGTAGTTGAAGCGCTGGATTCAGGTTATGCTGAAGCGTTGATTGGGGGTTTCGGAGTTAACAACATGATAGCCTATGAACATGCTCCCCCCATGGTTGACCCATTCGCGCCTGAAAGCGTAGTCGTCTTTGGGGCAGGCCCCCTCAATGGCACCATAGCGCCGGGTGCCGGGAAAGTTCACGTGACGGCGAAGATGCCGCTGACGGGCTTTTATGGGACGTCTGGTGGAGGCGGGGGCTTTGCCGCTCAACTTAAGTTTGCCGGCTACGACCACTTAGTGGTGGCTGGGAGGGCTAAGAGACCCGTAGTCCTCGTAGTGGAAGATGAAGAGGTAAGTTTTGAGGACGCTAAGGATCTTTGGGGTGGCTTGATTTATAATGTGACGGCGGAGCTCTGGGAGAGGTATTCTGGTTCAAGCGTCATCGCCATAGGTCCCGCGGGGGAAAACCTTGTGAAGTTTTCCATCGCGTTAGTGGACAACGTGGCTTCACTTGGCAGGGGAGGGCTGGGAGCTGTTCTTGGATCCAAGAACCTTAAAGCGATTGTCGTGAAAGGTAGCGGGGGAGTTAAGATCGCGGACGCTGAAAGGTTCTTCAACGCGGTTGAAGCGCTCCATAGGCGGATAAAGGAATACCCGTTTAGGTCTCTCGTGGCAGAGTACGGTATGATGGCGGGTTGGCTGGCTTGGGCCGAAATGTTCCAGGTTTCAAGGGAGGAAGCTGAAGCATACTTCAACCAGGAAGTGTTCTCCGGGAAAGTTAAGGTTGCGAGCATAGCGTGCCCCTCATGTCCTCTCTCCGACAAGTTCCTTTTCAGAATGCCGGAGGAAAATGTCTACGTTTGGGCTACAGACTACCTTACACCCCTCATGGTTTTCGGCTACCTTTTTCAGATAAAAGACTACAGGAAAGTGCTCAAGTTGACGGCTGCAGTCAACCAGTACGGCATAGATATGCTTTCACTTTCAAGCATAGTGAGGTTCTTACTGGCCGCGTACGGTGAGGGGTTAGTGACGCGGGAAGACCTTGGAGGGCTAGTTCCCAAGGCGGATGCCGAAACAGTCCTCGCGGTGGTAAACCTAATGGTTCAGAGGAAGGGCATAGGCAGCTTGCTCGCTGAAGGGTGGCGTGCAGTACTCAAAAAGTTTGGCGACTTCGCCGAGAGACACGTTGCACTAGTCAAGGGTTTAGATGTGCTTTACGACCCTCGTAGGACGTACTTTGGCTCACTGGAGTTCGAGCAGCTCGTCTGTCCGCGCGGGCCGACGTCTAACTCCGGTGGATCACCAACATATGTGCCCGGCAAAAGCATTGAAGACTTCAGGAAGCACTGTGATAGGATATGTGTTTCCAGTGAAGCCATCGAAAGGATACTGGAAGGGGGAGAGTTGAACATCGGTAGGCTCGTGAGGCACTTTGAGGACTGGTATTCTGTCCTCAGCTCTCTCGGAATCTGTAATAGGGCTTACGTCAACAGGTTTTACAGCATGAAGATTTGCGCTGAGCTTTACTCTTCAGCCACCGGGATAGAAAAGACGCCTCAGGAGCTTAAGCTTGCGGGGGAGAGGGCGTGGAATGTTCAAAAGATGCTTAACGTAAGGGAAGGGCACACCAAGCATCACGACCTGCCTCCACGCCAATGGTTCCAGCCCCTTGTAGAAAGGGGGAGGAGGTATGTCGTGACAGACTACTTCAGGAGGCGTGAGCTAACCGAGAATGACTTAGAGAAGGCGCTGAGAGACTATTATGAGGAAAGAGGGTGGAATCCCGAAACAGGCACACCTACTGAAGAAAAACTTCGACAGCTTGGATTAATGGAGAACCGTCGGTCTAGATAAAAGGTACGCGTGCTTCAAGCTAGTAAACCAGGCTAGCCGGCTTCGACCCCCCTTTTAACCACACTTAGGTCTTTCCAGGTTTTTCGAAGCTCTCGGCCGCGAAAAAACCGCGTTTCACCTTCCACTCAACACTTCTTCGCTCTAAGCCAACTTCCAGTGCTCTCTCGTTAAAGAAGCTAGAGGTTAAAAGGGTCCCACAAATACTTGAGGCTATTGGATGGCTGGGTGATGGCCCATGATGGTTA
This window of the Candidatus Jordarchaeales archaeon genome carries:
- a CDS encoding nucleotidyltransferase domain-containing protein → MEVVKERRRVREEVIGKVSEWARGLPFKCTVVLIGSYARGDFNLWSDVDLLLISDELKGKPLERMKKHRRDLRVPSYTVNC
- a CDS encoding HEPN domain-containing protein codes for the protein MLDEEEYSRWIRSALSSARGDLEKGDYNWACFKAQQAAEFVVRGLFHGLGFPAYGRSVSKLFECLPESLSAECPIWEARVLDRYYIPIKIS
- a CDS encoding aldehyde ferredoxin oxidoreductase N-terminal domain-containing protein, with the protein product MKSDFYGYAGKVLYVDLSRGKVVVEALDSGYAEALIGGFGVNNMIAYEHAPPMVDPFAPESVVVFGAGPLNGTIAPGAGKVHVTAKMPLTGFYGTSGGGGGFAAQLKFAGYDHLVVAGRAKRPVVLVVEDEEVSFEDAKDLWGGLIYNVTAELWERYSGSSVIAIGPAGENLVKFSIALVDNVASLGRGGLGAVLGSKNLKAIVVKGSGGVKIADAERFFNAVEALHRRIKEYPFRSLVAEYGMMAGWLAWAEMFQVSREEAEAYFNQEVFSGKVKVASIACPSCPLSDKFLFRMPEENVYVWATDYLTPLMVFGYLFQIKDYRKVLKLTAAVNQYGIDMLSLSSIVRFLLAAYGEGLVTREDLGGLVPKADAETVLAVVNLMVQRKGIGSLLAEGWRAVLKKFGDFAERHVALVKGLDVLYDPRRTYFGSLEFEQLVCPRGPTSNSGGSPTYVPGKSIEDFRKHCDRICVSSEAIERILEGGELNIGRLVRHFEDWYSVLSSLGICNRAYVNRFYSMKICAELYSSATGIEKTPQELKLAGERAWNVQKMLNVREGHTKHHDLPPRQWFQPLVERGRRYVVTDYFRRRELTENDLEKALRDYYEERGWNPETGTPTEEKLRQLGLMENRRSR